The DNA window TTCTGAAGTGGCTCTCTGAGTGTGCcagaatgcttttttttctatattctgTCAGTTTCATTTAGCGTTTTCAGCCTGTCACCCTCTTGTTCAGTGTTCAGCGTGTTCTTTGGTCAAAGCTATAATCAAAATGGTTGTTGTTGCTGGTGGGTTTGTGCATGGCTGatgaagtgtttttctttttttgttttaatcattttaaccctttcacaaatCATTTAAATCTGTTAGAAGGGGATATTAGAAATACTGTGGGATCTGCATGTTCAGATAAGGTGACTGAATGACATCACCCTTCTCAAGGACATGAATCTACACAAGCCAGTGTCGTGTGTCTGGCTGTACCATAGATCCACATTGGATTATATGGTTAGTAGATTCATCAATGATTAactgattgacagaaaataaatcagcAACTAGTTTGATAATCTATCATTCATTTAATCATTGCCAAGAATTATCTAGTTCCATCCTCTCAAATGTGATTATCTTGCCGGTTTTATTAGTATCCGgtgatagtaaattgaatatctttgggttatGTGAGTGGTAGTAAAatcaaataagacatttgaagatgttacCTTGGGTTCTGGGACATTTTACAGATGAGAAAATAAcctgcagattaattgataatgaacataattgttagttgcaggtCCAGTCTGGATTTGCTTTGGCTAGGCAAAAATAGCACAGACATTTAATAAAAggaatacaaatttaaatagtatataaagtagggctgtcatcgattaaaatagttaatcacgaataatcgcaaatcaatcacatatttctttatctgttcaaaatgtaccttaaagggagatttgtcaagtatttaatactcttatcaacatgggagtgggcaaatgcttgctttatacaaatgtatgtatttaattattattgtaaatcaattagcaacacaaaacaataacaaatattgtcctgaaaccctcacaggtactacatttagcataaagaatatgctcaaatcataacatggcaaactgcagcccaacaggcaacaacagctgtcagtgtgtcagtgtgctgacttgactatgacttgccccaaactgcatgtgattatcataaagtgggcatgtctgtaaaggggagactcgtgggtacctatagaacccattttcatccacatatcttgaggtcagaggtcaagggacccctttgaaaatggccatgccagtttttcctcaccaaaatgttgcGCAAGTTTGCAAAGTAATATTCAAAAAAATTACAGTTCATTAAAACGCTTAATTCACCTGCAACTCGTAGCTTTCTAAAGCTCAAACCAAATTCTTCAATAGGTCCCTACTCAGATCTTAATCGATTCTTTATTCTCTCTTTACAGATTCTAGTTGAAAAGCTTGTTAGAGCAACATGAGCTGGAGCTTTCTCACTCGTCTCCTGGAAGAGATCCACAACCACTCCACCTTTGTGGGGAAAGTGTGGCTGACTGTGCTCATCATCTTCCGCATTGTGCTCACGGCGGTCGGAGGCGAGTCCATCTACTCGGACGAGCAGACCAAGTTCACCTGCAACACCAAGCAGCCGGGTTGTGACAACGTGTGCTACGATGCCTTCGCCCCACTCTCGCACGTCCGCTTCTGGGTCTTCCAGATCATCATGATCTCCACTCCTTCCATCATGTACATGGGCTACGCCATCCACAAGATAGCCCGAACTACGGAGGAGGATCGCAGGAAGCACCACAGGCTCCGCAAAAAGCCTCCTCACtccagatggagagagagccaCCATCTGGAGGATGTcttagaggaggaggaagatgacgaCGCTGAGCCCATGATCTATGAGGATGCACTGGAGGTGCAGGAGGCTAAACCCGAACCGGTGAGCAAAGACCCGCGAAAACACGATGGCCGTCGAAGAATTATGCAAGAAGGCCTGATGAGAATCTACGTTCTTCAGCTCATGTCACGAGCTATTTTTGAAATCGCTTTCCTTGCGGGACAGTATCTCCTCTACGGTTTTCAAGTCAGTCCTTCATATGTATGCAACAGGGACCCCTGTCCACACAGAGTGGACTGCTTCATCTCCAGGCCCACAGAGAAAACAATCTTCCTCCTCATCATGTACGTGGTAAGCTGCCTTTGTCTCGTGCTAAACATGTGCGAGATGCTTCACTTGGGAATCGGCACTTTTCGGGACACCCTTCGCATGAAGAGGAACCGGGGCCAACGGACGACCTACGGCTACCCGTTTTCTCGGAACATCCCGGCCTCTCCTCCGGGGTACAACCTCGTGATGAAGACGGACAAACCCAGCAGGATCCCCAACAGCCTCGTCACCCACGAGCAGAATATGGCCAACGTGGCCCAGGAGCAGCAGTGCACCAGCCCGGACGAGAACATCCCTTCCGATTTGGCAAGCCTACACCGCCACCTACGGGTTGCCCAGGAACAGCTCGACATGGCCTTTCAAACATATCAAACCAAAAACAACCAGCAAACCTCCAGAACCAGTAGTCCTGTCTCTGGGGGCACGATGGCAGAGCAAAATCGAGTCAACACAGTCCAGGAGAAACAAGGAGCGAGGCCGAAATCAGCCACAGAAAAGGCTGCGACCATTGTAAAAAATGGAAAGACATCTGTCTGGATCTAGAGATCAAATCTAATTTAGTAAATTAACAGTAAAAACTTTTAGGACTCCAGGACTGCACTGTGAAAcagctggagggtgtgtgtctatgtgtgtgtgtatgtgtgtgtatgtgtgtgcgtgtgagagagagagatgcaactTTGGACAAAAACAATTTCAGAATTTCAATCACTTTAGCTGAATGAGTAGTACACCGTTTTAaggaatttaaaagaaaaaacacacaaagaaattATCAAATCCAGTACCACAAATGTGTGTCATTTCGTGCTTGCCATAGCTTCTGGACATGGGTATCATGTGCTTTCTTAGTTAAACATCTCTAATCCCagctaaaatgtcaaaatataaacaGACTGCTTGGAGCTATACATCTGATCTACCCTTGACTGCCGCTGAACTGGATTAATCTGAAGAAATCTAACTTTGTAAGTGTGTGATTGTACCCTCAGTCCAAATTGGAGAAAACATAgtgaaaaacaaatgcacaGTGACTCATTTCTGAAAAATGATGATTATTGTTGGAAAAatgcatgtttaatatttggGGGAAAGTAATTTTGGATGTAGTATGGATGAGTGTCGCTGGAAGCAgattaaatgtgaaatattttgataaAGATAATGAAGTAGGGCTGTGTCACTGTAGGCTCCTCTGGTAGGCATCTGCTCAGTGTGATGGTCTTCAGTCAGTGCGTGCAAAGcctttattctattctatattttccaAAGCCTTGCAGTGTCACGTTTGAAGGGGGAAGAGGTAAGTGAATAGAAAATCGAATAATTTTCTAAACTAAATACTGATTTTCTGCAATCTGAAGCAGATGATGCATGCTTTACAACTGGGaacacacagtatacacatataGGCTACAGTAGAAACCCCCATCCTTATAGCTATTCAATTAGCTCTACATTTATCTAATGTTAGGCATGTTAGGTCTTGGAGATGGCCGTTTCAGTTTGTATGTTTCTaaaattggtttgagtaatattTAATCCTGCCTTCACTGTTGTCATACTTCAAAGTGCCTCAAACTTTTAAAGACTGTTCTCGTATTTTATTCATGAAGAAATAAACTTATTTGAAACCTCTGATTTCTTGCTTCATAATCTGCTTCATCACACTAATAGAAATGGTGTGTTTTTGAAAACTGCAAAGTGAAAAGTTTTTATTGAAGTCTAATTCAAAGATTGCAATAAAGTTTTACTGTTACAGCAAGTATGTTGTTATAGCAAGAAATCCTCATGTTGTAACAAGAAAAAGATCCAATCAAAGCCAAAAATGAAAGACATTGTAGGTCAAATTGGAAATGACTCATTTATAAAAACTTGGGATGAGACATGTTGAGATTCTCCTTACTGACCACAGCAAGCTACGGTTGGTaatgttgttcattttttttgttatagttgttgaaattctcattacatcccgacagcaatcaataaatcaaatgctctgacaaaaaaaagaaagacatttggtatctgtggctgtcgcaggactgtaataaacttATTGCACTGCACCGGAGTCTTCTAcgagctgtgagtactaacaatagccatgttcgttgtttacatccataatgataattttgggggagcgGCTTGGGAGGGAGACCTGAAGCGAtgaactgtcagtgttgccgacttgccgactttctctctagatatagggacttttggagctagtgctgctagatACTTTCATTGacaagagttggcaacactgggctcggtttttctgttggctcatttttaaaatctagtgtactcttgctagtttctcaaaatttaccaaccctgcctttaacgtATATGTACTTGTCAAGAAGAATTTTGAAATATTTGGGGCAGTAAACCGTAATGAGAGGAATCGTACTTAGCAATgtagtgttggtgttggtgcAGAAGGGGCAtatcatttttataatttacGAAATCACACAGCATTGTATTATCTTAAATATGGGAAAATActgattattataaaaaatgcatatacatacatatgactTATGGAGACAAACCCTGTATCCATTAATTATTGGATAGCAGGTGTGGTCTGTCacttagaaaaaaagaaagaaacctaACTTACATTGGAGTAGCTCattgtttacaacagcaaactCCATCACCAATCCACAAAACTCCATCTTAAACATGACTAAATTATCTccatatacagtaaattatcACTGTAATCTAAGAGTTACAGGCAACctatgaatatactgtattcaATATGATTTCCTCAATCTATATGCCAATGTAGGTTTCTTAGTATATATCAAGGGGCTCTCCACACCTGCTGCTAATCAACAGGACGTTAACAGAGAGAACAATGGCTGTTTGTCCaagctctagagagagacatcaTGCCAAATAACAACAATGAGTTTAAAATATTGGAGAGTTGctgctttgatttgatttttttttttttttaccaagcaTCTGTATTCTGGAAGGAACCATTTGGTCCACTTTCACATCACTTAATAGAGTTTCATTATCTATTTTCCATCAGTTTTGTTAGAAACAGGCGTGTATGTTTTAAATCTTTTACCTGCATGGTAATGAGTTACACATTTTGTTCGCTAACGTCAGATGCGTGTGTTCTCAGTTTTTGGGTATTTTCCCATCTGTTAAGCTGTTTTACTGAGCAGTGAAAGTTTATAGCGCCTTGGTGGGAGCCACGTTAAATTGCATATGCTGCCTGCTGTCCATACAGTCATAATTAGCTGAAAATTAACAGTTGTGTTTTTCATATTCATAATCAGTTGAGTGAAGTGAATTTCATTCCTAACACTAATATAGACATTACAAAGGTGATTGATTTTGCTTTAGACATGGCCTTATCCCATATGTCTTGGTTTTTTATAAAGCAATACAATAGTTATCAGTTGTGTCGCTGCTTACCAAAACTTCCTGAATATAATGttctgtaaatataaatgataatgtACATGAATCCGGCAATAGGACTTGTATCAAGACTTGGTTCACTGGTAAGTCAAGTTGATCAATTCTAAATTATACTACCCCTAAGATGTAAAACTGGATCTTTCCTATATTCCCATATTGTAACGTTGTAAAGAACAATTCCAGCTGGTGTGTTGCTATAGACTaccaagaaaacattttataataggaacatttcctcattataatgatataactgcacattttttgtcattcttATTCAATATGGAAATGTGTTGAGATATCACATgcactgtatgtattttttttcagtggGGGCCAACATGCAGATTATTATAAACAGGCTTAAAATCTTGGGCAAATTTCACATTTCTCCAGAtcttttgttgctgctgttcaAGCATGTCATACTCAATAAAAACTACAGCAGTTAagtttaactttaaaactgaaggtgaaataataaaaacatttccttaCAAGTAACGTGCTGTCCATATCATAgatcagctattctcaaccactgggctggggcccactggtgggccGCAGAGCACCATCTAGTGGGCCGCGGAGGTTCTgacaaatggttagattaacctcttcaaaatccAATGGCCtctattctgtttttcagaggtgtgttttaaagctagaggaaaGATACTGgaatgatatgaaactaaaaaacctaatgaatccattggtcccaaccatgccatgctagctttctgggaaggaggctaaataacaattcaaagttacgctaaattttggcgaggaaaaactggcacagccattttcaaaggggtcccttgacctctgacctcaagatatttgaatgaaaataggttctatgaggacccacaagtctcccctttacagacatactgtatgtctcggatgcagtgacacaaaatggagcttttttcttttttttaaatgaaaagtgatgttggagacaaccctgcaccagtaaaagctccaaatTGGTGGTGAGgaagtatgaacctgaatagtttggattcataatggcagggagtgatgggtgagggtataagctgaatatttatgtgggtcattacacctgccagtggcataacacatatttacagcccagtttgtcatttatttgggaagatGGACCTcggaattattttaacaatcagaagtgggcctcaaagaaggccagctctgtcctgggatgccccctcgacacagtggaggtggtgggagagaggaggatgatggctaagctgtcatccatgatggagaatgactcccaccccatgcaggacaccatctcagcactggagagctccttcagcgacaggctgctccacccaaagtgtgtgaaggagcgctatcgcaggtccttccttcctgcagctgtcagactccacaaccagcactacTCCCAGTttaccacaaccagcactgctcccagtagaccacaaccagcactacTCCCAGTttaccacaaccagcactgctcccagtagaccacaaccagcactgctcccagttgaccacaaccagcactgctcccagtagaccacaaccagcactgctcctattagaccacaaccagcactgctcccagtagaccacaaccagcactgctcctattagaccacaaccagcactgctcccagtagaccacaaccagcactgctcccagtagaccacaaccagcactgctcctattagaccacaaccagcactgctcccagtagaccacaaccagcactgctcctattagaccacaaccagcactgctcccagtagaccacaaccagcactgctcccagtagaccacaaccagcactgctcccagttgaccacaaccagcactgctcccagtagaccacaaccagcactgctcctattagaccacaaccagcactgctcctattagaccacaaccagcactgctcccagtagaccacaaccagcactgctcccagtagaccacaaccagcactgctcccagttgaccacaaccagcactgctcccagtagaccacaaccagcactgctcctattagaccacaaccagcactgctcccagtagaccacaaccagcactgctcctattagaccacaaccagcactgctcccagtagaccacaaccagcactgctcctagtagaccacaaccagcactgctcccagtagaccacaaccagcactgctcctattagaccacaaccagcactgctcccagtagaccacaaccagcactgctcctagtagaccacaaccagcactgctcccagtagaccacaaccagcactgctcccagtagaccacaaccagcactgctcctagtagaccacaaccagcactgctcccagtagaccacaaccagcactgctcccagtagaccacaaccagcactgctcctagtagaccacaaccagcactgctcccagtagaccacaaccagcactgctcctagtagaccacaaccagcactgctcccagtagaccacaaccagcactgctcccagtagaccacaaccagcactgctcctagtagaccacaaccagcactgctcctagtagaccacaaccagcactgctcccagtagaccacaaccagcactgctcccagtagaccacaaccagcactgctcccagtagaccacttacacaccaaaaaactgataCCGGATATTTTCAGgttgaatttcattcattcattcattcattcattcattcattcattcattcattcattcattcattcattgtcactgtgcaatatcattttccacttgtgcaattgtgttaatagtgtgtttattgtcaatactgtatatactgctcctattttatacttccttctattcaaatggttcatattttgttacactttgtttacctcttttttactgtgttagctgatgcatcttgttttctgcactatcctctttgctgctgtacactgcacatctgGAAGAACCCCTGTATACATCTGGAGTCTGTGGTCCACAGACACAGCGTCACACGTGTTGCCTTATTATCGAGCAATGCATTGTGGGGATTTCAAAATGGAGCCGTTGCTTCGGGAGTCAAACTGCCAATGTCTCGTGTTACGTAGCCGGTAGCTGTTGCTAGGAGGCGGAGCAGTCACTTAACTTAAACACATAACACACCACCACCGGGACCGCGGTCAACATGGGGGTGTTGTGTTTCGCCAGAGCAGCCTTCACGTCCGCCACAAAATACACCGGTCGCTATTTGTGCTTCGCGTCTGTCCCCGGTGTCTCCGCTCCAGCAGGTGTCCGTGTGAGACAGTACAGCCAGGAGACAGTCCAGAGACATGTCCCCGCTGGACAGTTAGTGTGCTATCAGCTACCTCACAGGACCTTACTGAAGATCCAGGGACAAGACACCAGTCCGTTTCTTCAGGGGATCATAACCAACGACATGGGGCTGCTGGAGGAGCCGGGACTCACTGCCATGTACGCTCACATGCTCAACGTACAAGGAAGGACACTGTATGACATCATGCTGTACAGGTAGAGTGCGTCTTTAAACACTTGTCTTCAGTAAACACCAGGGTGTGGCTGATGTGACTTATCTTGTAAATGCAGAGGCCAGTAGCAGACCTTGGTGATAACCAGTGCTGTCTGGCTTTAGctaacattaaaggtcccatattataaaaacaaaagtgagattttcatgtttttttattataaagcaggcttaaagggacagtttgtaactttcagaaatgcatgttaaagggactatttgtaactttttaaacgtataaatgtagcgggtcgccacacatgcgcgttcgcatatgcgcgctcgcgtgtggctggagcctcgtctccgctgcctgctccccttcactcagaatgcgcgcgcgtcctcgctatCTCGCTCCatctctagacgtgaacgcgcgctcactacacactgcagaagagttagtttagctctgagaatatctagtgaatgcacaggggacgtttgtgcagaaataaatgctgcagttcctccagaccaacagcctgcttcagcctgcacttaggcaaaagccaacactaggatcagatctaaatcatgttcatggagagaccttcgtctggtcagctaacattactgccaagcagctgaaatatagagtgatattgtgcttttagctgacgtgtgtcgcctcactgttttgagcgatgctcgttcaggtatatttagagcaagcaagcgcgagccacaggtgtcgctgttaagaagcatttctgaaagttacaaatagtccctttaacagcgacacctgtggctgttaaatcaacgaaagtcagcgtcgggctcgcgcttgctcgctctacatagacataaacgagcatcgctcaaaacagtgaggcgacacacgtcagcttaaaccacaatatcactctatatttcacctgcttggcagtaatgttaaccATATGATAACCAATAAACTAAGGTGAATCAAAATAACAGCATTAACATCATAcgttaaaggggctctatgtaagaatcagaaattgcttgttgacATTGACCCCTGTGGCCGTtgagtcaacgacagtcagcgtcctgtcgcgcttgtgctcgcactacgtagatgCGAGCGAGCATCAGTCAAAACAATGAGGCGACACACGCGAGACTGAACCTGaatgacagctaaaaccacaatatcactatatatttcacatgccaCACACTTAATTGTCCTTCAAAGTCCGTAGAAGATGAATCACCATCCAACATTTTTTCGAGAATTTCTTTTGAATTTCCCTTCCTGTGTTATGTCTCAACCCAGCATACTTTTCAACAGGAAATAGCCTTCAttaaaaacaggaagtgtgatgTTGTCTAAAATCTATTCCAGACAGTTGTATTGCATTTGCTAGAGCCACTATTTGTGATTGAACTTACctagcatacagtatatgggtgGTGTATATTGTCTTATTTGTAGGAAAACTGGTCAAACTCAGATGACAAGTAGTCACATACTGAGATAGCTCCAGCGTAATAGAGTGATGTTTTTGTGAGCGTCTGTGATATGACAAAAAAGGCACAATAAGCCTATGGAATTGCATTGAAAACCTCTGGATAGATGGCAATTCACAGAGTATGAAATATTGTAACCCAGCCTGTCAAAAAAAAGGCTAGCTAGGTGAACATTTGAAGGACGTGTATGAATTTTAGTTGCCAGTGAAATTTGTTCAACAGTTTCAGCAGATACTAGTTTATAGTAGCAACTCAATAGATACTAGTATACGTCTGATGCCAAATGATCAGTGTGAACTCTGCCTGGCAATCCTGACCTCTAATCCAGCTACAGATTCATTTTACTTCAGTTTCTATATGTTTTCATCCAATTTGTAGCACTTTGATATATGTGTAGCAAATTGTTGAACTTTGTAAAATAATAGATTTTAGCCCTTTCCTCGAAATGTAAGAACAATGTCTTAATTCTATAATCTTGTTTTACAGATACTACTAGttttctgatgatgatgataataataataataataataataataacttgtatttatatagtgctttttaaGAAACCCAAGGATACTTAACATGGAAATAGGGagaccaaacaattaaacaTCATGTTGGTTATAATAAAGCCTCTACACAACCTTGGTTCATTGTAAATATGTACAGATTGTGTATGTATCTCCATCATAGCTTCACCCAAGGTCAGCCAAAATAAGTACAAACACCGGTGTGGGTGAAGTGCCCAGTGAATAGAAGATTGAATCACAGAAAGACATACAATAGTAGTATAATCTGATTTTGCCACTGGTAAATTAATATCTTACAAAGCTATATGTTGATATGCACACTTTTTGGTACTAATCAAAAGTCTCTCTGGGAAATAAAATCATTAACTCAGTTAAACCAGACAGATTGAGAAAAAGATGTGCTCACCACAAAAATTATAACtaagttatttatatatatatttatatatatatatatatatatatatatatatatatatatatatatatatatatattcatatatatatatatatatatatatatatatatatatatatttatatatatatatatatttatatatatatatatatatatatatatatatatatatatatatatatatatatatatatatatatatatataatcttgttttttttacgaaGCACTAAACTTGCTCTGTATCCTTTCAGTTTGAAAGAAGCCGATGCAGGACAGGGCGTTTTCCTGGAGTGTGACAGCGCAGTGAAGGACTCAATCTTGAGACATTTGAAGGTGTACAAGCTCCGCAGAAAGGTCATCGTAAACCCCTGTCCAGAGCTCTCTGTGTGGGCGGTGCTCTCCGCGCAAAAGAACGCAGGCCAAGAGGCCAGTAAACCTGAGCTCTCCTCTCCAGACAAAGCTCTGGTGTGGGAGGCTGATCCTCGGACTCAGGAAATGGGCTGGAGATTGGTGTTGGACAGCCAAGTTGACCCCTTGGATATCATTACATCGTGTCAGAAGGGGGACACTGGGGAGTATCACAGACATCGCTACGCAATAGGTAAGAACCAGTTAATATGCTAGAATACATgctttgttttaataaaagagaAACCAGATAGGTCGTGCTCTTGACGCTTTTTGacaagttttgtttgttttgtttatttcctcTGCCTATCATTGTTGTCTAGGACTTCCCGAGGGAGTGAAGGACCTTCCCCCCGGAGTGGCACTTCCACTAGAGTCAAACCTCGTCTACATGCAGGGCATCAGCTTC is part of the Sebastes umbrosus isolate fSebUmb1 chromosome 12, fSebUmb1.pri, whole genome shotgun sequence genome and encodes:
- the iba57 gene encoding putative transferase CAF17 homolog, mitochondrial, translated to MGVLCFARAAFTSATKYTGRYLCFASVPGVSAPAGVRVRQYSQETVQRHVPAGQLVCYQLPHRTLLKIQGQDTSPFLQGIITNDMGLLEEPGLTAMYAHMLNVQGRTLYDIMLYSLKEADAGQGVFLECDSAVKDSILRHLKVYKLRRKVIVNPCPELSVWAVLSAQKNAGQEASKPELSSPDKALVWEADPRTQEMGWRLVLDSQVDPLDIITSCQKGDTGEYHRHRYAIGLPEGVKDLPPGVALPLESNLVYMQGISFSKGCYIGQELTARTHHTGVVRKRLMPVRLSAPARDLEEGAALHTQSGKPAGKHRAGVGELGLSLIRVAHAKEELTLKSSDDTTVALEASVPDWWPKDVKTN
- the gjc2 gene encoding gap junction protein gamma 2; the protein is MSWSFLTRLLEEIHNHSTFVGKVWLTVLIIFRIVLTAVGGESIYSDEQTKFTCNTKQPGCDNVCYDAFAPLSHVRFWVFQIIMISTPSIMYMGYAIHKIARTTEEDRRKHHRLRKKPPHSRWRESHHLEDVLEEEEDDDAEPMIYEDALEVQEAKPEPVSKDPRKHDGRRRIMQEGLMRIYVLQLMSRAIFEIAFLAGQYLLYGFQVSPSYVCNRDPCPHRVDCFISRPTEKTIFLLIMYVVSCLCLVLNMCEMLHLGIGTFRDTLRMKRNRGQRTTYGYPFSRNIPASPPGYNLVMKTDKPSRIPNSLVTHEQNMANVAQEQQCTSPDENIPSDLASLHRHLRVAQEQLDMAFQTYQTKNNQQTSRTSSPVSGGTMAEQNRVNTVQEKQGARPKSATEKAATIVKNGKTSVWI